The sequence below is a genomic window from Sardina pilchardus chromosome 9, fSarPil1.1, whole genome shotgun sequence.
ctctccccctttttgcTGTATGTCTCCTCCCGTCTTTGTGtgtggtcccccccccccccccccctcttccgtTGCCAGTGCTCAACTGTTGCGAGGGGGACATCGTCATCGTCCTGGATGCCTCGAGCAGCGTGGCCGCCTACGAGTTCACCCACATGATCCACTTCCTGTCCGAGCTGCTCGGCCCCTTCCAGCTGGGCCGCGGCCACGTGCGGGTGGGCCTCCTGCAGGTGGGCACCGAGCCTCGGGTGGAGTTCGGTCTGGACGGCCACACGGCCCAGAGCGGCCTGCGGTGGGCCATACGCAACACCCAGCAGCTCCAGGGCGACACCAACACGGTGGAGGCCCTGCGCCTGGCCCAGAGGCTGCTGGGAGTCCGCCCCGGGGACAAGAGGAGGGACGGCCCCCCCAAGGTGCTCCTGTGGCTGACGGACGGGGTGGAGCCGGGGCCGGTGGAGGAGCCGGCGAGAGAGCTCCGGCGAGCGGGCGTGGCGGTCCTGGCCGTCTCCACGGGGTCGAGCAACTACCAGGTGCTCCGCCGCACGGTGTCTCCGCCCGTAGAAGATCACCTGCACTTTGTGGACGTCGACGACATCAGCATCATCACAGAGGACCTCAGAGATGCCATCATTGGTAAGAGAAAATggtcactcagagagagagacagatagggagagagagagagagagatagagagagagagagaaataaagaaagtgagagatggGGAATGGAATAAAGTAGAGACAGAAAAATaagcattgagagagagagaaatgtagagGTCAAAACCCAAGCAGTCAGAGATTGAGACAGATTGTATTTAGAGAAAAAGTCatttggagagaaaaaaatgagatGAAAGGAAAGAGACGGACGGGGGAGATATATTAAGGCGCTGTCCGAGCGACGGTGCAGCTGGGCCCAGAGATGACAACGTGCGGACAGTGAGCGCGGCTAATTTACTCTCACGAGATGACTGATCTGGGGCTCAAAGCGAATTACGAGGAGCTGGAGAAAACTCACAGACTCGTCAGAGAAAAAGAGCagtgtccaaaaaaaaaaaaaaaaaaggcttcttCTAAGACACTCTAGAACAATCCCCATTCAGGAGTCACGTGGGCCTGTTCAGTTTAATGTAACGGTGTTCACAATCGAGAAATAATGAAGCTTTTCAGATTCGCACGTGTGGCAAAGCATCACAGCTGTGCGGATGGGTGACTTCTCGGGAGCACggtgagagggggtgagagagagagagagagagagagagagagagagagagagagagagagagagagagagagagagagagagggggagagagagagggggagagagtgaggggcgAGGGCTCATGACAGGGGCTTATGCAGTCCTCCTCCACAGCTCCAGTCTTTCACTAGTTAAATGCTCCTAATGATCCCTGCCTtgtctcctttcatctctctcctgcttttctgtaacacactttctctctctctcgctctctctctctccaactttcTCTCACCCCCTTTTCttttacactcactcacacacaaacactcacactcacactcacaagctGTATCAGATCAATCTAGTTTTGTGCCACCCGAAGGGTTGTACAGATTAAAACGATCGTAGCGCACCCCTTCTGTCTATTAACAGCCTCATCTACACCATCAAAAACAGAATGGAGGCTTTTAGTGCCCACCAGGCAGAAATGGAATTTTCACTCCTGCCTGAGCGGTGAATACAAATGAACCCTTTCAGAATTACGAGTGGACACCGCCTCGTAATGCCGTCTATTGCTAAAAAGCCATTTGCAGCTTTGGCTAAGCAGAGAATATCAATCAACCTGTTTTATATTGCAGTTGTGGTTTACGGTTGATGAGAGCAATATGTGTGCTGTAGCTCTTCATACCGGACAGGCTCAGAGGCGCTCTGACTATAATTGATGAGATGAGTGGAATCAGCTACCTGCCATAGTGTAGTGGATGTTTCTTGATGTTTTGTGATGTTTTTTAAAGTATACATTTGCTGTTTTGTATGTGGATAGGATTTGTGAGAGACACAAAgcatgtgggagagagagtcaaggGGGTGGGAAATTATCAAACCAGGGTCTTCATGGACACTTGGACCTGAATGTGGTAAGACAATGCTGCTGCTCCATGGCCATGATGTTTCTTTTTAAATATGTGCCATTTGTcctcctccttgtgtgtgtcagagatcaTCCGTGCAGATCGACTCCAGGTACGTGACATTACCTCCAGGAGTGCCGTCCTGCAGTGGAGGCCTGTTCTGACAGCACACACCGGCACCTACGAGCTGACCTACGGGCCCTCGGCCGACGGGGCACCGGCGGGAGGGCGTGTCGGGGGCCCAGGGACCAGCACCACCTCCAACCGGGGCTCGTACGTCCGACAGATCCTGCCGGGAGACCACAGCACGTGGCAGCTGAAGCAGCTGAGGCCGGGCACCACGTACACGGCCTCGCTCAGACCCGAGTCCAACCAGCAGCTCCTCAAAGCACTCAGTGTGAGCTTCACCACCCTCTcaggtgagagacagaggggggaggggtggagcgagaaaaggacagaatgagaaagagaagagagagagatagtggaatgtgagggagagagaaggagtgggtGTGAATATTACACAgaataaatgagagagagatagagagaaatagggaATAAGGGAAAAGAGTAGCAGAGAGGGGGAAgtagaaaaaaggagagagaaagaaagaaggagagagagagatacagagagttaGAAGATGGAAAagacagaaggaggagaggcTTAACACTTTATTAAAATAGTATTGGGTATTTAAAAGCTACAAAATAAAATCATTgacagaaggaagagaggaggacataTAGAGAGActgatgaagaaagaaagacggTGGAGGGAATATagacccacctccacctccacctccacctcccaccTGTTCAGCCTGGAGCTACCCGACATTAACTGCAGCACACCACCTGCTGAGACAGaacggggaggggggagagaaagggagaaagagatgacctgaggaagcgagagagaaagtgatacagagaaggagagggagaaatagataCAAAGAACGAGAGGGGGTCTGTGCCGATGGATGAGATGATATGAAACTGTCAGTGGAACTAATTTGCTAAATTATGGAGGTATGAAAGGCATCGATTGTAGAATAAAGAATGAAATGATGCAGCAATCATCCATCGGATTTCTTCTGCACCACAGTGCAATAGCCGCAAATTCATGGAGTCAAGAAGTAGTTCACTTCACTGGGTACATTAGCTCATATCTTTTATCTCCCTGCCGTATAGGAAAGGGGGTGGATTGAACGTTAATGTTTTCTAATGGTTTATGTTATAATTTAAGATAGGTGGCCCAAATGATTCTACAAAGCATGTTTTGTGAGAGGAACCCATGTGTTTTGCTTAAAGCCATAGACCCGGATAAATAAGGCTCAAGACTGTTCTATTTAAAGGTTTCTGAAGGACAAATCCAAAACCAGAAGTCTGCCAAAAGGTTTGACTTGAAATGTGTAACCTATTTCAAAGCAAATACATGCCTTGCTTACTTTTTCAGATGTTTCAGTAGCTGTTAGTCCAACCACGGTCTCTATTTCTGAGTCGGGCCCAGACAGCGTGCGTGTGAGCTGGGGTCCGCTGCAGCCCAGTCAAGTCCGACGGTACCAGGTGGAGTATGCGGTGCTACCCTCTGGAGAGGTCCGAACGGTCAACCTCCGGAGTCACGAAAACTCCACCTTGCTGACCCAACTGCGGCCAGATTCGCAGTACCTGGTCACGGTCACCGCGCTGCATCTCAACGGCCAGGAGAGGGCGATGTCGGTCAAAGCCTGCACTCAGGAGGGTAAGACAGGATCTTTTATTTTAGCGTCTACAAACGGACAAGACAGGAAAACTATTTATTGCACTGCTACAATCCatgacttttttttatcatcaacaTATCATGTAGTCAGACTCTTTTGGCTCGCACTCTGAAGAACCCATTAGATAAACACAATGAGGCCCAAGAGAATAAACCATGATGGGAATAGTACACAAATATCCCAAGAATATACTTTCATGTTTGTTCTCAAAGTCTTCATAAAACCCAACCGGTTTAACATCCATGTCATTACTGAAGAGAAAACATTACTCTCCTAAAAGACTAGCCTATATGTTGGATTTATATTATAGCCTATCCGCTAATGTCACTTCAGTCACTGAAAGTAAGTCATTGAAAGTGTAGTAATAGATTTGTTGTTGGAAGAGACTTTACTTGTGGGCACAGAACAATAAAAATCATTGAATCAgcttgtgctgtattgtgctttAAGAGGGGCATTCTGCTATGTGAGAGGCATTCAGAGTTAGTCTCTGTCTAGCCAGGTGCAGATAAAATGAATCCACTTGCTGCAGGGATGATGATAACCACTATCACATTGCTGCAGGAGGTTTCTCAACTCATTGTTTTACATGGTCAGAAACACTCTGCAAAGCTTGCTGACCACTCCAGTGGAAATGTGCTCAGGCCGTTTGTGCTCTGAGGGACAGTATCTCAGGGCAAAAAGTGAGCGAGTCAGTTTCAGGTTGGCAGTGCCATGCTAGACTAATGTTCACAATCTTAAAAGATAGAGcatagtatggtgatagccagactggGGTCATTTATCACAATGACCTTTCTGAGAATTACACTGCTGGTTGGTTGGATTTAGTTAAATTAAGTCATGGATggtatgtagcctatacatgtttTCCAGCTTGTCAGGTTTAGGCATGAGGTGGGTTGTAACTGCATGTTCAGACCCAGCCATGATTTTAGTGTTTGTTTTGATATTTCTCTGGCTGACACAGGTGAATACCCATACAcctcacaaacaaatacatcacCGCCCAGTGTTGCTGTGCACAACAGAGTCTGTCTTATGACACATTCATTTGGGtacttccttttttttctggatgCTTTCAGCCCATGCTTAGAGTAGTAAACCTTGAGAGATTTATATTTCATCATTGCCTGTGCAGTTAAGAGTGATGAACGACAAGCATATAGCCCGAGGATTGCCTCTAAAGGTCAGCGCCATTTTTTTGGGAGGGCTTCTTGGAAGCTGTCATGAATAATTTACAGTAAGTCAAAAAACGTCTGTCTTCTAGAGACGAGACACAGCCTATTTAGTGACTTGGTGATGCTCCAGACCTGACGACTTTGACACAGCTATATTTATTACTTTTTAAGATGTTTTTTACCTTGAGGAGGAGAACAACTTGGAGAGGGAGACATACAGCCCTGCTTTCTGGTCCAGATGTGGCCCAGGTCTGATGCAGAACACTTAACCTGGTTGAACTCTGAGAGCTGTGCTACTCTCAGACTAAATCATGTCTATTCTTATCTCATCACTTGtcactctctccctatctccccctccatcttccCCCATGCTTCTCGCTTCATGTCAACCTGTATCAACCTAATCCCCCTTTCTCATGCCTTTCACCTTCTCCCTCTTAATCTCTCCACCTCCAACTTGCACTCCTTTTCTTCATCTACTCTCATACCCgctgttccttctctctttcatctcattTTCGTtatcattttcctctctcacattttgtccaactctctctctctatcttcatctcttttctcacattccctctctctttttgccctctttatctctctcctcacccccccccccccccgtacctTGCTCCTTTTGCACCACCCGTCTCTATCTCCTAAATTCTCACCTCTGTATATCTCCCCTCACCTTCATTTTtatctctcacccctctctccatcaccctccctccccccctcttctcctccacttcctctctaTCCACCTCTCTCAGTGGTGCCACCTCTAGAGGACCTGCAGCtgaggcccgcgggccagaacTCTGTGCAGGTGGAGTGGAGAGGTCGCGTGGGGGGACCGCAGGGCTACTGGGTGAGCTGGGACGGGGCCAGACCTGCGTCCTCCCGCTTGCCACCCTCGCCCTCATCCCTCTACCTGCCGTCCAGCTCCGCGTCCACCTTCCTCACCCACCTGGCACCCAATAGccgggtgtgtgtgtcgccGGTGTACAAGACGGCACGGGGACAAGGCttgtgttgcacacacacacattcaggtttGCATGTTTCTACAGCTTCAATAACACATTCAAAATATATCAATAGATATTAATGCATTTGTTATGCATAACATAAAAATCATATGTTATCGATATGTTTATATGGCTAGGAAAAAAAGCACTGTGCAAAGCTTGCATGTTAGCTCTTCAGAAAGAATTCACTTGCtcaatttttgttttttaactaGCTCAAATAAATGTAATCACCTGAAGCGATCCCAAATAATGCCTCTCTAATTTGTTGTCTAATTTAACACCCGTCTTCCTGCATTTAGGTTCTTCTCAATAGAACATCTGTCTGTTTTGTCAGTGAAATATGCAATAAGCCCTGAAGTGCATAAGCACTGTAACAGCCTCTCTGGAATTTAAATATACAGTCGTCTTCAGTAGATCCATACAGAGATATTCCCCACCATGTGTTTATCTAACTATatctcccctctccactccccatCTCATTTTTCCTGGCTGACCCTCTTACCCTTGCCTGCAGACTCTTGGCAGTAGACGTCCTATTCTTTGAATCCACTTGGAAACCAAGAGCAAACACCGAAGGCACTCTGCTGGAAAATAAGGCCTTATCATCTCTACTCTGCAAACCCCATCAAGTTTCATTGTTGCTTCTCAGTGTACAATTATAGCCTGCAAATGGGCAAATCAATGTCTTGTTTATGGTTAGAATTTGAATGAAATTGGGCAGCTGATGCCATGAATGATAGTAATTGTAGATCAGTGGACCAAAAGCCACTCCAGAGACAAGAAATATGATGAAAATGATAGGAAAGGCAAATGCATTTTAAAAATCAGGCAGATAGACAATTTATACATTTCAGCAGAAGACATTGCTTAGCTCATGACTGTTCTCTCACCTGACAGCACTGTGCTGAACCTATGGACAACTGAACTCTTCTTGCtgtcatcttcacacacacacacacacacacacacacacacacacacacacacacacacacacacacacacacacacacacacacacacacacacatcaatcataCTATAACatgtacatcacacacagataacacagacagagcagATGCAAAGACACAAAATCACATACCTCTGCCCTTAACTAGCAAATACCCAgcatttattttatattacaAACCTTTCTGCTGTAAAGCTTGAAAATATACCAAAGGCATACATTTAGTAGGATCATCTCACTAGCTCATGCAGAGTCTAGTGTTCTTAGTGGTTGTGTCAACAGTGACACTCAGTGGTCATATGCTCAAATTACATCTGACtgtcaaatatttttttcctaTCAATGTAGTTGCTTCAATAGTATCATTTGTGAATGTCTAatgtttaatctaattaatgTATTTGAAATGAAGATGTATAGCCTTATATGCTTATCTTATCTGTATGAGATGTAAAAACTAATTTTGATTAATAATATGTATTGTATAAAGAATTAAGACATTTGGTGCTACATTGGTTTGACTATTAAAACATGCAGTTGTTTCATGGTTTTGGACCATAATTCTTGCATAACATGTTTCCATGTATTTCCCCATCTAAGGGGAAATACATGAAAATGCACTTttatgtcaaatcatatttaagTAAATATGTCACTTCTAAAAGTCATTGTTGTGATGTAAACCAGATTAAAGGAATCAAAATAAGAGTGTCATCTCATCTGTCACGGCCTGTGTTCTCATTGCACGGTGTACTAAGAAGTGAAAATAAGAAGATGTCACAATGAAGTTCACCTGGTTcaacctctcacctcctcctccaaagCACCCTTGCAATGTCTCCCCTCCTTCAACACACTGCCACACTGTTCACACATTCTACTCGCACTACACACTCTACCTATGAAATCTCTCACACAAAAGCTATTGTCAGCTGAACTCCCCTGCCTCAAGCCATTTCTGCATTCCTGCTCACTTTCATCACGTATGAGTCAGAATTTGCTCAGAGGACAGAGTAAGAATAGTCAATAATCTGTTTATCAAGTTTGTTCTGGCTGCATCTGAGACAGGAAGGCCTGTTACAACCTGTTAAGGGATCCtgactgattctgattctgaactaATTGTGGTGGCAAATTGCGTGATCTGATTTAAAAACACACTGGCATGAAGGTCATGATGGCTAAGTTTAATGGTCCGTTATTTTTCTCTAAAATTAGAATTGCAATAGATTAGGCCTATAACCTATCGAATCTTTGAATAACACGTGCACTGCTGTTTTGTAGGCCGATCGAGCCTATGTAGCCTAAATTACAGTTACATgtacaaaatgtacaaaatgttacaaaactcaaaacggttatcacttgtaggcctaatacagactgtctaatgttcaaaacattgctttgtgcattcacatcttcaaagaaatcttgcacttgcacaatcattggttaaaaaaacaaatactgtgaaataccactgaaacataactagcCTATTGATCACCCATACACAAGCAAGGAAGTTTCACTGTGTCATTGTTTGTACAATCATTaaatattgtagaacaaaataggtgatacaggtttcattaagGTAGGctactacatgtactgtacagtaggcctaaattacATCTAGCCTatgtaaaagtactgcagtagtagagagaataggcctaggcctgctacagacacagtggaatcattgaacaaagtttgtaggcctaatatattgatgcaaaaacactacagtacTATCACAACATATGTTTATTTGAATCAAAGCCATTTTGAACAtggttttgagttttgtgtctagagttgtgaaaaacatcaaggttctgaaaatagtaggctagcaaagtgattgtaaaaaatcTGTAAAACCGATTAGTCACTGCATTTGCGTGTTAAACTCGATCGATCGATTTTAAAATAACCTACGTTTTAAGTCAAAGAGACAATGGAAATATCGTAGCCTTTTTATAAACCATGACTTTGCTCATGGCCGTAACTACCATTGAGGACACCGAGGTCATGTCCTcggtatttttttcttcaagtttCGTTTTATAAGTGTTACacgttaaagtcttcttccgtattgaactgtattttaagaaactgctcaatgcacgcacgttacaatgaaaaacacacacaaaaaaccctGAACAGGCTATACACCCTAATGACACttgtgcagcgtttctcaaactatgggccgcgcaacgtggagactgctggtcAGCGAGGCATatagtgaaattaggtccggtgataatttgctgcgcaagcaaccgcggaccgacagaaaaagaaagcaaacgttgctgcaatcaggaggaaaagCTTGCTAaattgatgtgattaaacatagagccatacaattaagtgtgaacgttcattgaatgcatgcgtgtacgcgtttgcgtgacagaaactgaaactggtggcaaagctccgcgtcaacctgttggaaggctataattatttaacgacatttaatagaacaacgtggattctcgcaactcccataaaaacagagcagagactgtacaatacattgtttagcatagatagatactttattgatccccaaggggaaattcaaggagtATCGTTTAGTCAAATTTGATCATGGTCAGatatagtctttcatttaaagatcttcAGATTTCGCCTATCTGcacggccgtttaccatagacaaaagttgctattgtgtttcctgaatccttacatttaggcattcaaatgaaacttcattataaaccatatccattttttctccattctcccatgcaaccatgcaaaagcaatgcacTATTGTACgtatatcttacattagtaaagcaggcctctgatgtgcatatgaCATGCTAAcatgcatagttttcacaaactttttgtgaacaattttggcacttcaaacattgactgctttgaagtgaaagtgcatgtctaactaTAGCATAATAATCATTgtaatgatcatcataatgatgatttgatggggggtggggtgtaggtatgtgtaggtgggccctatgaccccaaagtctgccataaccaggcctcaacttaaagaagctAAGCTCCACGCCCCGCACTCCATTTCACATTGAATGTTCCTTATGTTATTTTCACATAGTTGCCAACCCTAGCTATGACCCTGCAGTTTATATGCAGCATTCCCTACATGAGGAGATGCAGAGCATTCTTAATCACAGAAGGAGTAGGGTCCAGTTTGAATAACCAAAGTCAGTTTGGGAAAAGGCTCTTGAGGCTCTACAAAAAGAATATTGTGGAAAAGTGTGTTGGTTCAagttatgaacaaaacatgttatacaATGAACAAATCTATAATTCTATGTCGTTGGCAACATGATCAGAGGGCTCGGAAGAACCCCCCTGGCATTTCGGGGTGCCCAAAATTTCTAGCGATGGCCCTGACCTCGGTATTTTAAAAATCCTGGTTACGGCCCTGACTTTGCTGTCCTAGCTGAAGACCAAATCAAGAAAGCTGTGAATGGTCTAGTCCAGAGCCATAGGCTATCTACCACTCTGGTCTAGTCAAGGGCGCTAGTCTAATCTAGGCCTAATCCACaatcttgttattttgtgtcgAAGTTTATCAGTCCACATCTGAATCCGACCAATCAGAGGCCACCAGGAAGTTACAGGTTTTGCTAAGAGTGTTGTGGCTGTGCTAGAGTTCCTGCCCCTGAGCCTCGGTCTGTCCTTGCTTCTGATGCCCTCCCTTGAGCACACAATGGCGGCGGGAGATATGAGGCTGCCCGGGGAGGGGTTACTAATTAAAGACAAACTGTATTCCGGAGTAATACTCACTCTAGAGAATTGTATTTTACCAGCGGAGCAATTAAGTCGAACCCCGTCGGCTGAACACGGGCTGTCCGGGGAGACGGAGGAGCAGCTACGAATCAGTGGCTGCGAAAGGATACAGGCCGCAGGGATTCTACTTCGACTTCCACAGGTTGGCAATGATGGCTCTTACGTCTTTGTCAAACTATTTAAACCATGCTCTGATCTGAAATATTATAGCTAAATCGGCTTTATAAGGTGTCTTTACacttattgctattgctagccTACATTATTCTGTAGCCCAGGCAAGTTTTGATGTGTGCACGTGCCTTTGCTGGCCCATTCGTAGCATATTCTGCTAAAAACGTCACTGGACGGGTTTCTGCATGTAATATCATTTGAGCACTTTTGCAATTATATTTGTGTCTATCGTAGTAAATGGACCATCTTTGACCAAAGCGATTCATGTGCTGTGATCTCACATTGAACTCTGCAGGTTGCCATGGCCACTGGGCAGATACTATTCCAGAGGTTTTACTACTGCAAGTCATTTGTACGACACTGTGCAGAGGTAATCTGTAAACATTCATCTTTGCAACTTTGGTCAAAGTAAGCCTAGTCCTTCAAGGAGAGGCAAAGGGTGTGCTGTAATTCTCATTTCACCATCATGCTCTGTGAATCTATAGCTTCCATGCCTGTCCTATGCACCTTTACTTAATTCTTATCATGATTTCACATTTTTGTCCTGGATTATTTCATTAGACCTGTCCTAACCATATATTATATAAGCCTAGACGTTGTGTTTCCAGCGACTATTTGCTCCCTCTCATACTAACCAGACCTAACTGTCCCCATCCTTCGCCTCACTGCTCTTAGACTGTTGCGATGGCGTGTGTGCACCTGGCGTCGAAGATTGAAGAAGAGCCACGGAGGGTCCGGGATGTGCTGAATGTGTTCCACTTCCTgaaagagaggagtagaggaggcaAGTGAGTAAGCATGCTTATGCAGGTACACACATCAATGAGCAGGCATGCATGCATTGTCTTTCCAGAGCATGGATctttacacatgtgcacactcgTGGGTAAAGTGCTCCAAGAAACACATGGGCCAACTCCAATTCTTCTACATAAGAAAACTACAACTGGCACAATGATCAGACTCTTTCATGTGCACAATTTTTTGCATTCCTTTTTCCAACTCGGATTTGATCTGCGGTTACCAGGATCAACAGGGGTCTGATAGAGTGACCCTTTAAATCTGAGCAACGTTGACATTAGCTATATTAAggctctttcattcattcagttgtTGGTGACTAGGCTGTATATCAGTGTTAGATGGGAGGTAAAGATGATGTGGATGGAAAAGATGACATTTGAATACTGTTGTCCTCAGTGTTGATTGCAGAGCACAGTAAGTTGATCACTAAAAATTGGCCTTCAAATTTACCATTTCATCAAAATAATGTGAAAGGTAGTTAATGGATGTTGTGTCATTTCAAAGTGATGCACTTACCCCTCAGATGATTGTCATCTTGCTTCACCGTTTGGCTTCAAATGAATAAAGCTAAAAATAACTAAGTGTGCCTAATGGAATAGCCTACGAAAACGTGCCTGAAATGGTGCATCCAAATGATTGTACTCGTATTTGAAGGGACACGTGGGCCTCGAGCCTCTGCCTACGCTTGAGGATCTCAAAACCTGACCTAATTTATCAAGTACTTCTAAACCCTTGATGGTTTCAGCGGAGTTCAGCTCAGGCTGTGGGTTTACAGGGACAGCTGCAGTAGTGCATTCATTATCTCATGCTTTTGCGCCgctcacattctctctgtgCTCACCAATGCCTGGCATGTTTGTGAGCCGTGTGACTTCAGACACATCACATCCTATGCTTTGTgacacaaatgaatgaatgaatgattcattaatgaattgattaattaattaatgaaggATCACCGTAAGCTTATCTTATTGGGCTGCTTTCGGTACAAGCGGAAGGACTAAAAGTCTTTTGGTTTGCAATGGGGATCTCCTCTGAAGTTCTCTTTTAGTCCAGAACCAACTGGCCCATTTTGCATGAAGTATCACTAACCACATTCACGTCCTTGGTGGAGCTGCATACCTTGTGTCCATGGAAAACATTCAGCAGGACATCTATGGGGCacctgtggcctactggttaggggttAGGGCTTTGGGATGGCAACCGAaccgaccagtaggaaaaatgtgggcggAGGGG
It includes:
- the LOC134092531 gene encoding von Willebrand factor A domain-containing protein 1-like, whose amino-acid sequence is MRWTTIALLIAGVLLRPSETQETLPVTVLNCCEGDIVIVLDASSSVAAYEFTHMIHFLSELLGPFQLGRGHVRVGLLQVGTEPRVEFGLDGHTAQSGLRWAIRNTQQLQGDTNTVEALRLAQRLLGVRPGDKRRDGPPKVLLWLTDGVEPGPVEEPARELRRAGVAVLAVSTGSSNYQVLRRTVSPPVEDHLHFVDVDDISIITEDLRDAIIEIIRADRLQVRDITSRSAVLQWRPVLTAHTGTYELTYGPSADGAPAGGRVGGPGTSTTSNRGSYVRQILPGDHSTWQLKQLRPGTTYTASLRPESNQQLLKALSVSFTTLSDVSVAVSPTTVSISESGPDSVRVSWGPLQPSQVRRYQVEYAVLPSGEVRTVNLRSHENSTLLTQLRPDSQYLVTVTALHLNGQERAMSVKACTQEVVPPLEDLQLRPAGQNSVQVEWRGRVGGPQGYWVSWDGARPASSRLPPSPSSLYLPSSSASTFLTHLAPNSRVCVSPVYKTARGQGLCCTHTHSDSWQ